The Metamycoplasma phocicerebrale genome includes a region encoding these proteins:
- a CDS encoding MSC_0620 family F1-like ATPase-associated subunit — translation MAKRLKLLLSLSTISTFVAGPSIVLISGKPKEVDPKFDTYLAIAKTETKKAIEKAIENAIIYLEAKLKEVSEKESEDVSALPKRMYLTQIVDFYKNNKADIIDNPQNYGINTVLPFVLSKDRKLLVVKITYNGRVYDGVKIGQSEIASYEEKIKPDGKIEVIKEINNTLTEVEFKTALKKYTDDLVANFNNMVYQQADTPNFKIVLKFKFEDGQWKPYLTITPPDGFTSWKDAIINSIKPRFNEFDIKHSQGTDFIQEEDEKPEKPEKVPLVPGDKPKPIEKDDIDALPNLEPLIRSENLSTNIDDLINKFISLKSTENIQKANELFLFQNPINTRYLYEVEELKNEAGVLKAKVRLSDSVKTDKNRIYNAVINLNPSLQFKKERMILENQIDEVKINFKRFLESLGLNEKIDYDDLGNDNLQQTLFTMVEIAGKLINTPDFGKGFKELWEKDTKNFANNLSNDKNLDASIIKEARTSIKELFLITLANTIIHLNYKVGDKTIVENYNYWHSITKAYEQVFKQFEESIHKNKTVIENNFKVNSLKPRVLENLYEKIRRDLLKLKAESTQRNPLFVEKWYSDYLKLVKEIKSEFNILRDLATIKVADSSNKEEQKKFTEAYKLAQKKIENQFFAQNKLKVIWGSVLLTIGAINTIISLLSMLLKFKTNKKRKVIIVYLLILIISLAILASGITILALGMKGI, via the coding sequence ATGGCAAAAAGATTAAAATTATTATTATCACTTTCAACAATTTCTACATTTGTGGCTGGCCCATCAATTGTACTTATTAGTGGAAAACCAAAGGAAGTTGATCCTAAATTTGACACCTATTTAGCAATTGCTAAAACAGAAACTAAAAAAGCTATAGAAAAAGCTATAGAAAATGCAATTATATATTTAGAAGCAAAATTAAAAGAAGTATCAGAAAAAGAATCAGAAGATGTTTCTGCATTACCAAAAAGAATGTATTTAACTCAAATTGTTGATTTTTATAAAAATAACAAAGCAGATATAATTGACAATCCACAAAATTATGGCATTAATACTGTTTTACCTTTTGTATTATCTAAAGATAGAAAATTATTAGTAGTTAAAATTACATACAATGGTAGAGTTTATGATGGAGTTAAAATTGGTCAATCTGAAATAGCTAGTTATGAAGAAAAAATTAAACCAGATGGAAAAATTGAGGTTATTAAAGAAATCAATAATACTTTAACTGAAGTCGAGTTTAAAACTGCTTTAAAAAAATATACTGATGATTTAGTTGCCAATTTTAATAATATGGTATATCAACAAGCCGACACACCTAATTTTAAAATTGTATTAAAATTTAAATTTGAAGACGGGCAATGAAAACCATATTTAACTATTACTCCTCCTGATGGTTTTACATCATGAAAAGATGCTATTATAAATTCAATTAAACCAAGATTTAATGAATTTGATATAAAGCATAGCCAAGGAACTGATTTTATTCAAGAAGAAGATGAAAAACCTGAAAAACCTGAAAAAGTTCCACTAGTTCCTGGAGATAAACCAAAACCTATAGAAAAAGATGATATAGATGCACTGCCAAATCTAGAACCATTAATTAGATCAGAAAATTTAAGTACTAATATAGACGATTTAATTAACAAATTTATTAGTTTAAAATCAACTGAAAACATACAAAAAGCTAATGAATTATTTTTATTTCAAAACCCTATAAATACTCGTTATTTATATGAAGTCGAAGAACTTAAAAATGAAGCTGGGGTTTTGAAAGCAAAAGTAAGATTATCAGACAGTGTAAAAACTGATAAAAATAGAATATATAATGCTGTTATCAATTTAAATCCTTCTTTACAATTTAAAAAAGAAAGAATGATTCTTGAAAATCAAATTGATGAAGTAAAAATAAATTTTAAAAGATTTTTAGAATCTTTAGGTCTAAATGAAAAAATAGATTATGACGATTTAGGAAATGATAATTTACAACAAACGTTGTTTACAATGGTTGAAATTGCTGGTAAATTAATAAATACTCCTGACTTTGGCAAGGGATTTAAAGAACTTTGAGAAAAAGACACTAAAAACTTTGCTAATAATTTATCTAATGACAAAAACTTGGATGCTTCTATTATTAAAGAAGCTAGAACAAGTATTAAAGAGTTATTTTTAATAACCTTAGCAAATACAATAATTCATTTAAATTATAAAGTTGGAGACAAAACAATAGTTGAAAATTACAACTATTGACACTCAATCACTAAAGCATACGAACAAGTTTTTAAACAATTTGAGGAATCTATTCATAAGAATAAAACAGTTATTGAAAACAATTTTAAAGTTAATTCTTTAAAACCTAGAGTGCTTGAAAATCTATATGAAAAAATTAGAAGAGATCTTTTAAAATTAAAAGCTGAATCAACACAAAGAAATCCATTATTTGTTGAAAAATGATATAGTGATTATTTAAAACTTGTTAAAGAAATAAAAAGTGAATTTAACATACTCAGAGATTTAGCAACAATCAAAGTGGCAGATTCTTCAAACAAAGAAGAACAAAAGAAATTTACTGAAGCATATAAATTAGCTCAAAAAAAAATAGAAAATCAATTCTTTGCCCAAAATAAATTAAAAGTTATTTGAGGTTCTGTTTTATTAACTATTGGAGCAATAAACACAATTATTTCATTGTTATCAATGCTTCTTAAATTTAAAACTAATAAGAAGAGAAAAGTTATTATTGTTTATTTATTAATTTTAATTATATCTCTTGCTATATTAGCATCTGGTATAACAATACTAGCACTAGGAATGAAAGGAATTTAA
- a CDS encoding MSC_0621 family F1-like ATPase epsilon subunit, whose translation MNKYNDQESYDIEINFLGEKPYLLKRGLIYININNEDAWELIENQSIASYPNTIIKIVDLVNNETWFMFLNNASIFVDNNKIEINSFSKFNRYTLAKKNVKDNSLLKEVTKEIEYFDARQNFGLDFNQFVWLNKLKDQQYIQKMILLLNLIKGEREWR comes from the coding sequence ATGAACAAATATAATGATCAAGAAAGTTATGATATAGAAATTAATTTTTTAGGTGAAAAACCATATCTTTTAAAAAGAGGGTTAATTTATATAAATATAAATAATGAAGATGCTTGAGAATTAATTGAAAACCAATCAATAGCTAGTTATCCAAACACAATTATTAAAATTGTAGACTTGGTGAATAATGAAACTTGATTTATGTTTTTAAATAATGCAAGTATTTTTGTTGACAATAACAAAATAGAGATAAATAGTTTTTCTAAATTTAACCGTTATACACTAGCTAAAAAGAATGTTAAAGATAATTCATTATTAAAAGAAGTAACAAAAGAAATTGAATATTTTGATGCTAGACAAAACTTTGGATTAGATTTTAACCAATTTGTTTGATTAAATAAATTAAAAGATCAACAATACATTCAAAAAATGATTTTATTATTGAATTTAATAAAAGGCGAAAGGGAGTGAAGATAA
- a CDS encoding MSC_0622 family F1-like ATPase gamma subunit — translation MYLKTLEKKLSNLNNIRMKVNNDRSVLLISIMKMTKKLRFYINDAVLNKKLIVSLNQKYDLNDSVIGSELKFLDGEEHTKKKKKITRGHQIWIYLTEEQKYSTDSYSRYEEKMLEMTKKEKVDFITIGEQAANFCKKNKFNVLFQFSNNDLDINFPSKLVRVIKALYVESNYTKVYFVINTNKSYNEPFQVLPIQQFNLTKLANIDESKNVVDLTKFKIYPNIEEFIDAQINIFLENSIHSLIIESSFYKAKTGLVITNKSINKLDETITKLKKKLKLIKQENEIEEIVMLTRKMTSDFEETGDEDEQI, via the coding sequence ATGTATTTAAAAACACTAGAAAAAAAATTATCGAACCTTAATAATATTAGAATGAAAGTAAATAATGATAGAAGTGTATTATTAATTTCGATTATGAAAATGACAAAAAAGTTGCGTTTTTATATTAATGATGCTGTGCTTAACAAGAAATTAATAGTTTCATTAAATCAAAAATATGATCTTAATGATTCTGTTATTGGCTCTGAACTAAAATTTTTAGATGGTGAAGAACACACTAAAAAGAAGAAAAAGATTACAAGAGGTCATCAAATATGAATCTATTTAACAGAAGAACAAAAGTATTCTACAGATTCATATTCAAGATATGAAGAAAAAATGCTTGAAATGACCAAGAAAGAAAAAGTAGATTTTATTACTATTGGTGAACAAGCAGCAAACTTCTGTAAAAAAAATAAGTTTAATGTTTTGTTTCAATTTAGTAATAATGATTTAGACATAAATTTTCCATCAAAATTGGTTAGAGTAATTAAAGCATTATATGTTGAATCTAATTATACAAAGGTTTATTTCGTAATTAACACTAATAAAAGCTATAATGAACCTTTTCAAGTTTTACCAATTCAACAATTTAACTTAACAAAATTAGCTAATATAGATGAATCTAAAAATGTTGTCGATCTTACTAAATTTAAAATTTATCCCAACATTGAAGAATTTATTGATGCCCAAATAAATATATTTTTGGAAAACTCAATCCATTCATTAATTATTGAATCTTCATTCTATAAAGCTAAGACCGGTTTGGTTATTACTAACAAATCAATAAATAAATTAGATGAAACTATTACTAAATTAAAGAAAAAACTAAAATTAATTAAACAAGAAAATGAAATAGAAGAGATTGTTATGTTGACAAGAAAAATGACTTCTGATTTTGAAGAGACAGGAGATGAAGATGAACAAATATAA
- a CDS encoding DUF2714 domain-containing protein, with protein sequence MKKNKKISPELFDVYTDYKDSQKKENLTTYNQLVASALFKNNLGFKSELYLKFLDLLNEALKKRHDMVFEDFVVTFNINPKFSQNILVPMISNVESSNTEAINLKDSSKSEIYNQFLQDFNEEISKALNAGNYVEIIPNFLLYISPNTNQLKLLFSEEIVIEIENAK encoded by the coding sequence ATGAAGAAAAATAAAAAAATAAGTCCAGAATTATTTGATGTATATACCGATTATAAGGACTCACAAAAAAAAGAAAATTTAACAACCTATAATCAATTAGTTGCTTCGGCTTTATTTAAAAACAATTTAGGTTTTAAAAGTGAATTATATTTAAAATTTTTAGATCTACTAAATGAAGCATTGAAAAAAAGACATGATATGGTATTTGAAGACTTTGTTGTAACATTCAACATTAACCCAAAGTTTAGCCAAAACATATTAGTTCCAATGATTTCAAATGTCGAATCTTCCAACACGGAAGCTATTAATTTAAAAGATTCCTCAAAAAGTGAAATATATAATCAATTTTTGCAAGACTTTAACGAAGAAATTTCAAAAGCTTTAAATGCAGGCAATTATGTAGAAATTATTCCAAATTTCTTATTATATATTTCACCAAATACAAATCAATTAAAGCTTTTATTTAGTGAAGAAATAGTAATTGAAATAGAAAATGCTAAATAA
- a CDS encoding MSC_0624 family F1-like ATPase-associated membrane protein: MKQTVDISKTRIYNDYNPFFLGRKNNLTVRIYKYVLLSILALGLIFTLIFIKKTFFASQMFTSWTVLDFLNFETPQNQQRNTLILLRFIILMFIFIYTIWKNYVNIYFQKEAIKKYWPWFTSYLVFSVTAFIMLFTFFDNKPTNIAYLYFFLIPLFVLNLTYSILNYKLKTKTDPNSHNNKISLIVGLVSQFLLSAVVIIALLLWVWGANSKTSIKENLFVNNTFYEYWKQLANGEKSGAVFIIFAFTLLVLSLIIGSNSNAISFLAFKQNKQDYFKNSIMFSIIIFASIIVWTIRVLTIQWDNTSVLGYTLNNYYFLFEILFAVCVVVAYILFQYLNRLKSNSHIINTISLSFAQATLWASLLLITVLSKNNDFVNLINLFFVSVSSLVILGSYFIKTINYNIALSIFLKFGIISITIAIIVFNLNHILLANNNQIFQIINSNLELTQFFMLIVSTIWIIFLIWTIVWLIFVANKITFFKNKRKKEEILIEIEGSVSPNEEK; this comes from the coding sequence ATGAAACAAACAGTTGATATAAGTAAAACAAGAATTTATAATGACTACAATCCTTTTTTCTTAGGACGTAAAAACAACCTTACTGTTAGGATTTATAAATATGTTCTTTTATCAATACTAGCTTTAGGTTTAATTTTTACTTTAATTTTTATAAAAAAAACTTTTTTTGCTAGTCAAATGTTTACAAGTTGAACTGTTTTGGATTTTTTAAATTTTGAAACTCCTCAAAACCAACAAAGAAACACGTTAATATTATTGCGTTTTATTATCTTAATGTTTATATTCATTTACACAATTTGAAAAAATTATGTAAACATTTATTTTCAAAAAGAAGCAATTAAAAAATATTGACCTTGATTTACTTCATATCTAGTTTTTTCAGTAACAGCATTTATTATGTTGTTTACTTTCTTTGACAACAAACCAACAAATATTGCGTATTTGTATTTCTTTTTAATACCTTTATTTGTTCTTAACTTAACATATTCAATTTTGAATTACAAATTAAAAACAAAAACAGATCCTAATTCACACAATAACAAAATTTCTTTAATTGTTGGATTAGTTTCGCAATTCTTATTATCAGCAGTAGTTATTATTGCTTTACTTTTATGAGTGTGAGGAGCTAATTCTAAAACATCTATAAAAGAAAATTTATTTGTAAACAATACTTTTTATGAATATTGAAAACAATTAGCTAACGGAGAAAAATCTGGTGCTGTATTTATTATATTTGCGTTTACCTTATTAGTATTATCTTTAATTATAGGGTCAAACTCAAATGCTATTTCATTTTTAGCATTTAAACAAAATAAACAAGATTATTTTAAAAATTCTATTATGTTTTCAATAATAATATTTGCAAGTATTATTGTTTGAACCATAAGAGTTTTAACTATACAATGAGACAATACGTCTGTTTTAGGTTATACATTAAACAACTATTATTTCTTATTTGAAATTTTATTTGCTGTTTGTGTAGTGGTTGCATATATACTATTCCAATATTTAAATAGATTAAAATCTAATAGCCACATTATAAATACGATTAGCTTATCTTTTGCACAAGCAACTTTATGAGCTTCATTATTGTTAATTACAGTTTTAAGCAAAAACAATGATTTTGTTAATTTGATTAACTTATTCTTTGTTTCTGTATCGTCTTTAGTTATTTTAGGTTCTTATTTTATAAAAACCATTAATTATAATATAGCTCTTTCAATATTTTTAAAATTTGGAATAATTTCAATAACTATTGCAATTATTGTATTTAACTTAAACCACATATTATTAGCTAATAACAACCAAATTTTTCAAATTATAAATTCAAATCTAGAATTAACACAATTCTTTATGTTAATAGTATCAACAATTTGAATCATTTTCTTAATTTGAACAATTGTGTGATTAATTTTTGTAGCCAACAAAATTACTTTTTTCAAAAATAAAAGAAAAAAAGAAGAAATTCTTATAGAAATAGAAGGGAGTGTAAGTCCAAATGAAGAAAAATAA
- a CDS encoding glycoside hydrolase family 16 protein, giving the protein MKSKNKKIPGLFWGMSFLTISCSFVVFSCKETKNNNSKKHYIEATKDTKVPYLDNNWVCTWADEFDSNIFNENKWEQQIRKNNYNNEAQYYTNKNISISNSVLSILAKKENYDGKQYTSGKLITKNKKRFKYGRFQIKARNPKGRGTWPALWMMPAENKYGKWPKSGEIDIMEYVGYENSKIFQTIHTEKYNHKNKTMIGSNYKINSYDDFVIYDFIWYPDKLEWYTNNKKIFETKYLANKTKDVEQEYFKVFPFDKEFYLIINLAIGGDWGGKKE; this is encoded by the coding sequence ATGAAATCAAAAAATAAAAAAATTCCCGGTTTGTTTTGAGGTATGTCCTTTTTGACTATAAGTTGCTCTTTTGTTGTTTTTAGTTGCAAAGAAACAAAAAATAATAATTCAAAAAAACATTATATTGAAGCCACAAAAGACACTAAAGTTCCTTATTTGGATAATAATTGAGTTTGCACCTGAGCAGATGAATTTGATAGTAATATATTTAATGAAAATAAATGAGAGCAACAAATAAGAAAAAATAATTACAACAATGAAGCACAATACTATACAAATAAAAATATAAGTATTTCTAATTCAGTTTTATCTATATTAGCTAAAAAAGAAAATTATGATGGCAAACAATATACTTCTGGCAAATTAATTACAAAAAATAAAAAACGTTTTAAATATGGACGTTTTCAAATCAAAGCAAGAAACCCGAAAGGTAGAGGAACTTGACCCGCATTATGAATGATGCCTGCGGAAAATAAATATGGAAAGTGACCAAAAAGTGGTGAAATAGATATTATGGAGTATGTGGGATATGAAAATTCTAAAATTTTTCAAACTATTCATACCGAAAAATATAACCACAAAAATAAAACTATGATAGGATCAAATTATAAAATTAATTCTTATGATGATTTTGTAATTTATGATTTTATTTGGTATCCAGATAAATTAGAATGATATACTAATAATAAAAAAATATTTGAAACCAAATATCTTGCAAACAAAACAAAAGACGTTGAACAAGAGTATTTTAAAGTATTCCCATTCGATAAAGAATTTTATTTGATAATTAATTTAGCAATAGGAGGCGATTGAGGAGGAAAAAAGGAATAG